The Halofilum ochraceum genome includes a region encoding these proteins:
- a CDS encoding alpha/beta hydrolase gives MGTIAALVIGAAALYGIICLLLFTFQQRLVFFPTHGDYPATPGFIDLSWRDVSLTTDDGVRIAGWFVEGPDEDAPVVLFFHGNAGDMSHRLATLSALHELGAATLMIDYRGYGRSDGSPDEDGLYRDARAAWQWLTGEAGYAAERIVIFGRSLGGPVAAWLAARHEPAGLVLESAFTSVPDLAAHHYPWLPARWLARYDFDTEAALARVECPVLIAHSPDDEIVPFDHADVLAAVRPGATQRVRLSGSHNDPSLELDAGWRQTLGDFIHRHTVAAAHR, from the coding sequence ATGGGCACGATCGCCGCGCTGGTCATCGGCGCGGCTGCTCTGTATGGCATCATTTGCCTGCTGCTGTTCACCTTTCAGCAGCGCCTGGTCTTCTTCCCCACGCATGGCGATTATCCGGCCACACCCGGGTTCATCGACCTGTCATGGCGCGATGTCAGTCTCACTACCGATGACGGTGTGCGTATCGCCGGATGGTTTGTCGAGGGGCCCGACGAGGACGCGCCAGTCGTGTTGTTTTTCCATGGCAACGCCGGTGACATGTCCCACCGCCTCGCCACCCTGAGTGCGCTGCATGAACTCGGCGCAGCGACCCTGATGATCGATTACCGCGGTTATGGCCGCAGCGACGGCAGTCCGGACGAGGACGGCTTATACCGCGACGCGCGCGCGGCCTGGCAGTGGCTCACCGGGGAGGCCGGGTACGCGGCCGAACGGATCGTCATCTTCGGCCGTTCTCTCGGCGGACCCGTCGCCGCATGGCTGGCCGCACGGCACGAGCCCGCCGGGCTAGTGCTCGAATCGGCCTTCACGTCCGTGCCCGACCTCGCGGCCCATCACTACCCGTGGCTGCCGGCCCGCTGGCTGGCGCGCTACGATTTCGATACAGAGGCGGCACTCGCCCGAGTGGAATGCCCCGTGCTGATCGCGCACTCGCCCGATGATGAGATCGTCCCGTTTGACCATGCCGATGTGCTGGCGGCCGTGCGCCCAGGGGCGACGCAACGCGTGCGCTTGAGCGGTTCGCATAACGACCCCTCGCTGGAACTGGACGCTGGCTGGCGACAGACCCTCGGCGACTTCATCCACCGCCATACGGTAGCCGCCGCCCACCGATGA
- a CDS encoding c-type cytochrome — protein MQRISILVATAALMMLSALNAAHAAGDPAAGKEKSQTCAACHGEKGNSQNAMYPKLAGQHPSYLYQTLKEYKSGKRENAIMSGQVSGLSDEDMRDLAAYYGSLEGDLYTLPLNDGGQ, from the coding sequence ATGCAGCGAATTTCCATACTCGTCGCCACCGCCGCACTGATGATGCTGAGCGCATTGAACGCAGCCCATGCGGCAGGTGATCCCGCGGCCGGCAAGGAGAAGTCGCAGACCTGCGCCGCCTGTCACGGCGAAAAGGGCAACTCGCAGAACGCGATGTACCCGAAGCTGGCCGGCCAGCATCCGAGCTACCTCTATCAGACGCTCAAGGAATACAAGTCGGGCAAACGCGAGAACGCGATCATGAGTGGCCAGGTCTCCGGCCTGTCCGACGAGGACATGCGCGACCTCGCGGCCTACTACGGCAGCCTTGAGGGCGACCTTTATACACTGCCGCTGAACGACGGCGGTCAGTAG
- a CDS encoding c-type cytochrome: MTKRSASALAATLAGLLVTGAAHAEGDPEKGRYAAQTCLGCHGIPDQANVYPTYKVPKIGGQHAEYIVSALEAYRSGARPHPTMQAQARALSEQEIQDIAAYFASIDQPR; encoded by the coding sequence ATGACAAAAAGAAGCGCGAGCGCGCTCGCGGCAACGCTGGCCGGGCTGCTGGTCACCGGTGCCGCCCACGCCGAAGGTGACCCGGAGAAGGGTCGATATGCGGCACAGACCTGCCTCGGTTGCCACGGCATCCCCGATCAGGCCAACGTGTATCCGACCTACAAGGTACCCAAGATCGGCGGGCAGCATGCCGAGTACATCGTCTCCGCCCTCGAAGCGTACCGTTCGGGTGCCCGTCCGCACCCGACGATGCAAGCCCAGGCCCGTGCCCTGAGCGAGCAGGAAATCCAGGATATCGCGGCGTATTTCGCGTCGATCGATCAGCCCCGCTAA
- a CDS encoding 4a-hydroxytetrahydrobiopterin dehydratase: MSEERLTERKCQACEGGVAPLERDAAEKLLARVHEDWSISDDGRVITRTFKFRNYYHTIAFVNALAWIANREDHHPDLEVGYNRCVVKFSTHSIGGLSDNDFICAAKADALLD, encoded by the coding sequence ATGAGCGAAGAGCGGCTGACCGAACGCAAATGCCAGGCCTGCGAGGGCGGGGTCGCCCCGCTGGAACGCGACGCGGCGGAGAAGCTCCTGGCCCGGGTCCACGAGGACTGGTCCATTTCCGACGACGGACGCGTGATCACGCGCACGTTCAAATTCCGGAACTACTACCACACGATCGCCTTCGTGAACGCCCTGGCCTGGATCGCCAATCGCGAGGACCACCACCCCGATCTCGAGGTGGGTTATAACCGCTGCGTGGTGAAGTTCTCGACCCATTCCATCGGCGGATTGTCGGACAACGACTTCATCTGCGCGGCCAAGGCCGACGCGCTGCTCGACTGA